In the genome of Kaistia defluvii, one region contains:
- a CDS encoding ABC transporter substrate-binding protein — MTIRPLMGLFLGSALAAFSSVAWAEDVTVSFLTHWPPETVAKLEAAAATYAKDHPGVKVEVRAVPFGDLLTTLRSQAGQSGGPTITGIYDLWLPELARDKLVNAAPEANATDVTTNWPKGVATAASVGGTVYGYPNEIDVYALNYNKKLFEEAGIQEAPKTWDEFYAAAEKLTNKDNGQQGFGMINSWAAGVVHPFASLLASNGGALVVDGKPQLDSDNAKATFELYEKLIQSGASVATMGTADANTTGPFLDNFVSGKTGMIIMANWWESALKAGMGDRFADIATAPIPVGPKGDGPHSISYSWMTVVSDGATDAEKKAAWDFLAWFNGPTSGENGASAMGDLLQSMGILPSRTSDVAAFSERLKTPFLAGYVSALSEARPFPTVLGGQEFTESLQGHIEAVQFGKETAAEAAAAAQADAAAILEKAAQ, encoded by the coding sequence CGTTCCTGACGCATTGGCCGCCGGAGACGGTTGCCAAGCTGGAGGCCGCCGCTGCCACCTACGCCAAGGATCATCCGGGCGTGAAGGTGGAGGTGCGCGCCGTGCCGTTCGGCGACCTGCTGACGACCCTGCGCTCGCAGGCCGGCCAGTCGGGCGGACCGACGATCACCGGCATCTACGATCTCTGGCTGCCGGAGCTGGCGCGCGACAAGCTCGTTAACGCCGCGCCGGAAGCCAATGCCACCGACGTCACGACCAACTGGCCGAAGGGCGTCGCGACGGCTGCCAGCGTCGGCGGCACGGTCTATGGCTATCCCAACGAGATCGACGTCTATGCGCTGAACTACAACAAGAAGCTGTTCGAGGAAGCCGGCATCCAGGAAGCGCCGAAGACCTGGGACGAGTTCTATGCTGCTGCCGAAAAGCTGACCAACAAGGACAATGGCCAGCAGGGCTTCGGCATGATCAACTCCTGGGCGGCGGGCGTCGTCCATCCCTTCGCCTCGCTGCTCGCCTCGAATGGCGGCGCGCTGGTGGTCGATGGCAAGCCGCAACTCGACAGCGACAATGCCAAGGCGACCTTCGAGCTCTATGAGAAGCTGATCCAGTCCGGCGCCTCGGTCGCCACCATGGGCACCGCCGACGCCAACACCACCGGCCCGTTCCTCGATAATTTCGTCTCCGGCAAGACCGGCATGATCATCATGGCGAACTGGTGGGAATCGGCGCTGAAGGCCGGCATGGGCGACCGCTTCGCCGATATCGCCACCGCGCCGATCCCGGTCGGCCCCAAGGGCGACGGACCGCACTCGATCTCCTATTCCTGGATGACCGTCGTCTCGGACGGCGCCACGGACGCGGAGAAGAAGGCGGCCTGGGACTTCCTCGCCTGGTTCAACGGTCCGACCTCGGGCGAGAACGGCGCTTCCGCCATGGGCGACCTGCTGCAGTCCATGGGCATCCTGCCGTCGCGTACCTCCGACGTCGCGGCCTTCTCCGAGCGTCTGAAGACGCCGTTCCTGGCCGGTTATGTCTCGGCCCTGTCCGAGGCGCGTCCGTTCCCGACCGTGCTGGGCGGCCAGGAATTCACGGAATCGCTGCAGGGCCATATCGAGGCGGTGCAGTTCGGCAAGGAAACGGCCGCCGAGGCCGCCGCCGCTGCCCAGGCCGACGCCGCGGCCATCCTCGAAAAGGCTGCGCAGTAA